From Gallus gallus isolate bGalGal1 chromosome 14, bGalGal1.mat.broiler.GRCg7b, whole genome shotgun sequence, one genomic window encodes:
- the PPL gene encoding periplakin, with protein MHSLFRKRNKGKYSPSAQKKSISSKELTELIERLQKNADQVEKNIVETDSRMQNDLHKIKACQLAQYKELTAQKLTESDKLLYVLDGDAAVARHMKHPQGDMITEDIRQLKERVANLRVKHDQIYNFPLQHIEPQVNWCTVIEEKQDALCGKGFGTDLPLVNSQVEEHNIFHNEVMAIGPHITKEGNKEYTSDLQAKYQKLLASSQQRQQDLNSLQDYMQRCTNKLYWLDQQAKDRTHYDWSDHNLDYPSRRRQYENFIHRKLEEKEEAINKLHADGDQLLAQNHPGKNAIEAHIEAVHADWKEYLNFLICEESHLKFMEDFHKFQKDAKDAQQLLKKVDTDLDQKYSPEFKDRYQLESLLRELDDQEKALEKYDAVVQSLQERSQHILPLRYRRLPPPQPIPVEALCEYEGEQGQITRGAHYTLQKNSGDIWEVMDGAGGAISAPGVCFMIPPPDAEAIALADQIADSYVAVKEKTSNCKNVLQQRYEGLKADSIGDAASVQGRQLLAGLEKVHSDLDKLEKAITANLRPPLEQSRAVQDSTERSKDLKNITNEVRRIEPEKVRKIQDCEAFIESVPNTGSATLVKNKVENTNKKYDRVVQLLSAAQEKVEVATHLEKSLQQGRDLLSSYENKLVTDDTVPEDLRVIDRKKEELLAMGSELQSKRFLLNEAEQNLLRTKTCSNTLASKFQEHCPDIERQEAELYKLNQRFNNLSKQIDHRTRTLQKAKSAYSNYRTNYDKINQFLCNIPNYEPQETDNIQQVEVKLKNQAALLGDIASKEQEVQKVSATAQQYQQAVKDYELEAEKLRSILDLENGRNGYMSKKPRLQSPAAKVKEEEAVLAAKFTEVNAVNRQRLQNLEFAQSLLRQQPEAQVTQDFIQTKKSVRPVEEVWKLKKELEDETQRRQQLEAEIQAIKNNIVHLQNQKPQETVVKKELVKKVPDPQLEESFHKLQQSLAEEQRKNQVLQDELEALKIRLRVLEHEKKEGGQEYIVKEVLRIEQDKAQAEEILRLKEELEELRRQEGTRENEVILLRQQIAVLSSEKNKEQEKVTEKEVLKLQNDPQLEMEFRMLQESKQRESALRQKHEEELSFLQEKLKRLEKERAIAEGKITVKEVLKVEKDVAIEREVNELRRQYEDEKSKGRSNEREKAELLRKIQLLEEENAKVVVQEKVREIVRPDPKAENEVANLRLELVEQERRYRGGDEQLKSCQNELAALRNREPLVEVKEVIKEVIKYKNDPETEKELQRLREEIIERTAAIERADLEIYQLKQEIQALKDTKPQVHMKEVVQEILQFREDPKTREEVESLRVQLAEEQMKHVDLERERLLQEEKVRQKEEELSQVKEKVVQQEVVKYEQDPALKAEVNSFSQSIESELKQIDSLREELRKLQRRRSELERQLEELEKERQARREAELEVQRLRIRLNELEEQERETTERVTVKQKVILQQDPQQEKEHSLLKLELEEEKHRRQVLQTELEALRKKLLSLEKMEVKEKVVFSESVQVDKGDTEYEIQKLKSNLEEESRRKRELDADINRLETRLSEVEFNNSKSSKELDLLREENHKLHLEKQNLLMETRRLQSEIELTATEARDLRNMTHMDSGPNLDSRFQALERELDDLKQLSREKDAEIEQLQNRLKTVAIKREQRENHLRRSIVVIDPDTGKEMSPEEAHVLGLIEWSLFVKLKSQECDWEEISIKGPNGESSVILDRKSGREFSIEDALKSGRLSTAQYNSYLNKQMSIQELAVLVSGSNYPVLAPL; from the exons caTCTCCAGCAAAGAGCTGACCGAGCTCATCGAGCGCCTGCAGAAAAATGCCGACCAAGTGGAGAAGAACATCGTGGAGACTGACTCCCGAATGCAGAAT GACTTGCACAAGATCAAGGCATGCCAGCTAGCACAGTACAAGGAGCTGACAGCTCAGAAGCTGACGGAATCGGACAAGCTGCTCTATGTGCTGGATGGGGATGCAGCCGTTGCCAGGCACATGAAGCACCCCCAGGGGGATATGATCACTGAGGA CATCCGGCAGCTGAAGGAGCGAGTGGCAAACCTACGTGTGAAACATGACCAGATCTACAACTTCCCCCTGCAGCACATCGAGCCCCAGGTCAACTGGTGCACAGTGATCGAGGAGAAACAG GATGCGTTGTGTGGCAAGGGCTTTGGGACCGACCTGCCGCTGGTCAACAGCCAAGTAGAAGAGCACAACATCTTCCACAATGAGGTCATGGCCATCGGCCCACACATCACCAAGGAAGGCAACAAG GAATACACGAGTGACCTCCAAGCCAAGTACCAGAAGCTGCTG GCCAGCTCTCAGCAGCGGCAGCAGGACCTGAACTCGCTGCAGGACTACATGCAGCGCTGCACCAACAAGCTCTACTGGCTGGATCAGCAGGCAAAGGACCGCACGCACTACGACTGGAGCGACCACAACCTGGACTACCCCAGCCGGCGCCGCCAGTACGAG AACTTCATCCACCGGaagctggaggagaaggaggaggccATCAACAAGCTGCACGCAGATGGAGACCAGCTGCTGGCCCAGAACCATCCTGGGAAGAATGCCATTGAG GCACACATCGAGGCGGTCCACGCCGACTGGAAGGAGTACCTCAACTTCCTGATCTGCGAGGAGAGCCACCTCAAGTTCATGGAGGACTTCCACAAG tTTCAGAAAGACGCAAAGGACGCCCAGCAGCTCTTGAAGAAAGTCGATACGGACCTGGACCAAAAATACAGCCCAGAGTTCAAGGACAGATACCAGCTGGAGTCGCTCCTCAGGGAGCTGGAT GACCAAGAGAAGGCCCTGGAGAAGTACGATGCCGTGGTGCAGTCGCTGCAGGAGCGCAGCCAGCACATCCTGCCCCTGCGGTACCGCCGGCTGCCACCACCACAGCCCATCCCTGTGGAGGCTCTGTGCGAGTATGAGGGCGAGCAG GGCCAGATAACCCGAGGAGCGCACTACACCCTGCAGAAGAACAGTGGAGACATCTGGGAAGTGATGGACGGTGCTGGAGGTGCCATCAGTGCCCCGGGTGTCTGCTTCATGATCCCCCCTCCAGATGCAGAGGCAATAGCACTGGCAGACCA GATTGCTGATAGCTACGTGGCTGTGAAGGAGAAGACCTCCAACTGCAAGAACGTCCTCCAGCAGCGCTACGAGGGGCTGAAGGCTGACAGCATTGGAG ATGCTGCATCAGTTCAGGGCCGCCAGCTTCTGGCAGGGCTGGAGAAAGTGCACAGTGACCTGGACAAGTTGGAGAAAGCAATAACAGCTAACCTCCGTCCACCACTGGAGCAGAGCCGGGCTGTGCAGGACAGCACCGAGCGCTCCAAGGACCTGAAG AACATAACCAATGAAGTGCGTCGCATCGAACCAGAGAAAGTGAGGAAGATCCAGGACTGTGAGGCCTTCATTGAGTCCGTGCCCAACACTGGCAGTGCCACGTTGGTGAAGAACAAGGTGGAGAACACCAACAAGAAGTACGACCGCGTGGttcagctgctcagtgctgcccaggaGAA AGTTGAGGTGGCCACGCACCTCGAGAAGAGCCTCCAGCAAGGCCGAGATCTGCTGTCCTCATATGAGAACAAACTGGTCACAGACGACACCGTGCCGGAGGACTTGCGGGTGATAGACcgtaagaaagaagagctgctg GCCATGGGCTCTGAGCTCCAATCCAAAAGGTTCTTGCTCAATGAGGCGGAGCAGAACTTGCTGAGGACCAAGACCTGCTCCAACACCCTGGCCAGCAAGTtccaggagcactgccctgacATTGAGCGGCAGGAAGCCGAGCTCTACAAGCTCAACCAGCGCTTCAACAACCTCAGCAAGCAAATTGACCACAG AACACGGaccctgcagaaagcaaagagtgCCTATTCCAACTACCGCACAAACTATGACAAAATCAACCAGTTCCTTTGCAACATACCCAACTACGAGCCGCAGGAGACAGACAACATCCAGCAGGTGGAAGTGAAGCTGAAGAACCAAGCG GCGCTCCTTGGTGACATCGCAAGCAAAGAACAGGAGGTGCAAAAGGTCTCTGCCACAGCTCAGCAGTACCAGCAGGCAGTAAAG GACTACGAGCTGGAAGCTGAGAAGCTACGGTCCATCCTCGACCTTGAGAATGGACGCAATGGGTACATGAGCAAGAAGCCCAGGCTGCAATCTCCAGCCGCAAAAGTGAAAGAGGAG GAAGCCGTTCTGGCAGCCAAGTTCACCGAAGTGAATGCTGTGAATAGGCAGAGGCTGCAGAACCTGGAATTTGCTCAGAGCCTCCTGCGGCAG CAGCCAGAGGCTCAGGTGACGCAAGACTTCATCCAGACCAAAAAATCTGTAAGGCCTGTGGAAGAAGTCTGGAAGTTGAAGAAAGAGCTTGAGGATGAGACTCAGCGTCGGCAACAGCTAGAAGCCGAGATCCAAGCCATCAAGAACAACATTGTCCACCTACAAAACCAGAAGCCCCAGGAAACCGTAGTTAAGAAGGAACTGGTGAAGAAAGTGCCGGACCCGCAGCTGGAGGAGAGCTTCCACAAACTGCAGCAAAGCCTGGCGGAAGAGCAGCGCAAGAACCAGGTGCTGCAGGATGAGCTGGAGGCCCTTAAGATCAGGCTGCGTGTTTTGGAGCAcgagaagaaggaaggagggcaggagtATATAGTGAAAGAGGTGCTGCGCATTGAGCAGGATAAGGCTCAAGCTGAAGAAATCTTGAGGCTCAAAGAAGAATTGGAAGAGCTCAGGAGGCAGGAAGGAACCAGGGAAAACGAGGTTATTCTTTTACGCCAGCAAATCGCTGTGCTGTCCAGCGAGAAGAACAAAGAGCAGGAGAAGGTAACAGAGAAAGAGGTGCTGAAGCTGCAGAACGATCCccagctggagatggagttccGGATGTTGCAAGAGAGCAAGCAGAGGGAGAGTGCTCTGAGGCAGAAACACGAGGAAGAGCTCAGCTTCCTCCAGGAGAAGCTCAAACGTCTCGAGAAGGAACGGGCCATTGCTGAGGGCAAGATTACTGTCAAGGAGGTGTTAAAGGTGGAGAAAGACGTGGCCATCGAGAGGGAGGTGAATGAGCTCCGGCGCCAGTACGAGGATGAGAAATCCAAGGGGCGTTCCAATGAGCgggagaaggcagagctgctcaggaagatccagctgctggaggaagagAATGCCAAGGTGGTTGTCCAGGAGAAGGTGAGGGAGATCGTGCGGCCGGATCCTAAGGCTGAAAACGAAGTCGCCAACCTTCGGTTGGAGCTGGTAGAGCAGGAAAGGAGATACCGGGGTGGTGACGAACAGCTGAAGAGCTGTCAGAATGAACTGGCTGCTCTGCGGAACAGAGAGCCGCTGGTAGAAGTCAAAGAGGTCATTAAAGAGGTCATTAAGTACAAGAATGATCCAGAAACCGAAAAGGAGCTACAGCGGCTCCGCGAGGAAATCATAGAGAGGACGGCAGCAATTGAAAGAGCTGACCTTGAGATCTACCAGCTGAAACAAGAGATACAAGCTTTGAAAGATACCAAACCTCAAGTGCACATGAAGGAAGTTGTTCAAGAAATTCTGCAGTTCCGGGAAGACCCGAAGACAAGAGAGGAGGTGGAATCTCTGAGAGTGCAGCTGGCAGAGGAACAAATGAAGCACGTTGACCTGGAGAGGGAGCGGCTCCTCCAAGAGGAGAAAGTAAGACAGAAGGAGGAGGAACTTTCCCAGGTGAAGGAGAAAGTGGTCCAGCAGGAAGTAGTGAAGTACGAGCAAGATCCCGCCTTGAAAGCTGAAGTGAACTCCTTCTCGCAGAGCATTGAGAGTGAGCTGAAACAGATTGATTCCCTCCGTGAAGAACTGCGCAAGCTGCAGAGGAGGCGGTCTGAGCTGGAGCGACAACTGGAAgaactggagaaggagagaCAGGCCCGCAGAGAGGCGGAACTGGAAGTGCAGAGGCTGAGGATTAGGTTGAACGAGTTGGAAGAGCAGGAGAGGGAAACGACAGAACGAGtaacagtgaaacagaaagtGATCCTCCAGCAAGATCCCCAGCAAGAGAAGGAGCACTCCCTCCTCAAGCTggagctggaagaagaaaaacaccgGAGACAAGTCTTGCAAACTGAACTGGAAGCCTTGAGAAAGAAGCTCCTTTCGTTGGAGAAAATGGAGGTCAAAGAGAAAGTTGTCTTTTCAGAGAGCGTCCAAGTGGACAAAGGAGATACGGAGTATGAGATTCAGAAGTTGAAGAGCAAcctggaggaggagagcagacgTAAGAGGGAGCTAGATGCAGATATCAATAGGCTTGAAACCAGGCTGTCCGAGGTGGAATTCAACAACTCGAAGTCATCGAAGGAACTAGACTTACTAAGAGAGGAAAACCACAAATTACACCTTGAAAAGCAGAACCTGCTGATGGAAACAAGGAGGCTGCAGTCAGAGATTGAACTCACAGCAACAGAAGCTCGGGATTTGAGAAACATGACCCACATGGACAGCGGACCAAACCTCGACTCCAGATTCCAAGCTCTGGAAAGAGAGTTAGATGATCTGAAGCAGCTATCTAGAGAAAAAGACGCAGAGATAGAACAGCTCCAGAACCGCCTCAAGACGGTGGCCATCAAGAGGGAGCAAAGAGAGAACCACCTGAGGCGCTCCATCGTGGTCATCGATCCGGACACAGGCAAGGAGATGTCTCCAGAGGAAGCTCACGTGCTCGGCCTCATCGAATGGAGCCTCTTCGTCAAGCTGAAGAGTCAGGAATGCGACTGGGAAGAGATCTCAATCAAGGGGCCCAATGGGGAATCGTCCGTGATCCTCGACAGGAAATCAGGCAGAGAGTTCTCCATCGAAGATGCCCTGAAGAGCGGCAGGCTGAGCACGGCCCAGTACAACAGTTACCTCAACAAGCAGATGTCAATCCAGGAGCTGGCGGTCTTGGTGTCTGGAAGTAATTACCCAGTGCTCGCTCCGCTTTAG